The Papaver somniferum cultivar HN1 chromosome 3, ASM357369v1, whole genome shotgun sequence genome includes a region encoding these proteins:
- the LOC113355489 gene encoding uncharacterized protein LOC113355489 yields MRGIPFNNLEGSNKFGLISSTTAAAPEAAEISSLTQFYWKTQEEEIIRAGNSYFFGTEVEPTSVLDTRRSPGSSTSTLSASSFGGGGGGGRGIVLVAGGFGGGSTDRASVAAVSDNNPLQKWPTTTTITNQEENSTPAATPDVSASSGSSSGGGGGSRKDEWGSELQPISSNHQEIVSSGGSGGGGGINTIISGAEKYGGLAVDDWDNMLETDASPSLLRWIIDDAEDPTSSAALLQGGGEVAGVSHLHNASSDHHHVGTYNAGFGMVDPTAAAAAGFGFESIGGGIGGYINLLGGGGGGVGVPGSGFSSGRMNFNNSIQQQQQQNPSANFNTTKMSSSPCFNNTGNTTNPFTVSPNHNLLPPPGVFYHSNNQQFEDEKPQLYNPQIMMMNQNQQQLKNNSTPPFFVPLPSYQQDQSGCFPPPKRHPGMGGNPSNCHPMQKNLSFMDSGQEHLFRKQQHQQQQNGFPHQLHLLPNHLQQRPPPVMLTKPKLDEHQNQQQNQQQQQQQQQQQALVDQLFKAAELVESGNSVLAQGILARLNHQLSHPIGKPLYRAAFYFKEALLQLLSTPNSPPLKNFSPIDVVMKIGAYKSFSEISPLLQFSNFTLNQAILESLDGFDHIHIIDFDIGIGGQWASFMQEIAMKNGGAPSLKISAFASFSSNDHHKLELALTKEHLTHFANDLGILFEIDIVDLDTLDPSSWSLPIHVSEKETVAVNLPVGSSCINPSSIPALLRLVKQLSPKIVVSVDRGCDRSDLPFSQHCLQALQAYSILLDSLDATNSNSETINKIERFLVQPRIESTVFQRHLCHEKLPPWRTLFASAGFSPVTFSNFTETQAECLLKRLQGRGFHVEKRQASLVLCWQRRELVSASAWRC; encoded by the coding sequence ATGAGAGGTATACCCTTTAATAATCTGGAGGGGTCTAATAAGTTTGGATTAATTtcatcaacaacagcagcagcaccagaagcAGCTGAGATTTCATCACTGACTCAGTTCTACTGGAaaactcaagaagaagaaattatcaGAGCTGGGAATAGTTATTTTTTTGGTACTGAGGTTGAGCCAACATCTGTTCTGGATACAAGGAGGAGTCCAGGTTCTTCAACATCAACGCTGTCTGCTTCATCCTTTggtggcggtggaggtggtggaagAGGAATAGTACTAGTAGCAGGAGGATTTGGAGGAGGTTCTACCGACAGAGCCAGCGTGGCGGCTGTTTCAGATAACAACCCTCTACAGAAATGGCCGACTACCACCACCATTACAAACCAGGAGGAGAACTCAACACCAGCGGCCACACCTGATGTATCTGCAAGCTCCGGAAGCAGctccggtggtggtggtgggagtagGAAAGATGAATGGGGTTCTGAACTTCAACCCATTTCATCAAATCATCAAGAGATCGTTAGTagcggtggtagtggtggtggtggtgggattaATACTATTATCAGTGGAGCTGAAAAATACGGAGGACTTGCAGTGGATGATTGGGATAATATGTTAGAAACAGATGCTTCTCCTTCGTTACTAAGATGGATCATTGATGATGCTGAAGACCCTACTTCTTCAGCTGCTTTATTACAAGGAGGAGGAGAAGTTGCAGGAGTAAGTCATCTTCATAATGCTTCTTCTGATCATCATCATGTAGGTACTTACAATGCAGGTTTTGGGATGGTCGatccaacagcagcagcagctgcaggttTCGGTTTTGAATCCATTGGAGGTGGTATTGGTGGTTATATAAACTtattaggtggtggtggtggtggagttggTGTTCCTGGTTCTGGGTTTTCTTCAGGGAGGATGAATTTCAATAATTCaatccaacagcaacagcagcagaatccTTCAGCTAATTTCAATACCACCAAAATGTCATCATCACCTTGCTTTAACAACACTGGTAATACCACTAATCCTTTTACTGTTTCACCTAATCATAATCTTCTGCCACCACCTGGGGTGTTTTATCATAGTAATAATCAGCAGTTTGAGGATGAAAAACCACAATTATACAATCCACAAATTATGATGATGAAccagaatcaacaacaacttAAGAATAATTCCACACCACCATTCTTTGTTCCATTACCCTCTTATCAGCAAGATCAAAGTGGTTGTTTTCCTCCACCGAAACGCCACCCaggaatgggaggaaacccaagtAATTGTCACCCAATGCAGAAGAATTTGTCGTTTATGGATTCAGGTCAAGAACATTTGTTTCGTAAACAACAGCATCAGCAACAACAAAATGGGTTTCCTCATCAGCTTCATTTACTTCCCAATCATTTACAGCAAAGGCCACCTCCAGTAATGCTAACAAAGCCGAAACTGGATGAACACCAAAACCAACAACagaaccagcagcagcagcagcaacaacagcagcagcaggcgtTGGTAGACCAACTCTTTAAGGCAGCTGAGTTGGTCGAATCCGGAAACTCTGTACTCGCGCAAGGGATATTGGCGCGGCTCAATCACCAGCTCTCCCACCCAATTGGAAAGCCTCTCTACAGAGCAGCTTTCTATTTCAAGGAGGCTCTCCTGCAACTGCTTAGTACACCTAATTCTCCTCCACTCAAGAATTTCTCACCTATTgatgtggttatgaagatagGTGCTTACAAGTCATTCTCAGAGATTTCTCCACTTTTGCAGTTCTCTAATTTCACTCTCAACCAAGCTATCCTTGAATCCCTTGATGGATTTGATCACATTCACATtatcgattttgatattggtatCGGTGGACAGTGGGCTTCCTTTATGCAGGAAATTGCAATGAAAAACGGTGGTGCACCTTCTCTCAAAATCTCAGCTTTTGCTTCCTTTTCATCAAATGATCATCACAAACTTGAACTTGCTCTTACTAAAGAACACTTGACCCATTTTGCTAATGATTTGGGTATCTTGTTTGAGATTGACATTGTGGATTTAGATACCCTAGACCCATCTTCTTGGTCTCTTCCAATCCATGTATCAGAAAAAGAAACTGTAGCTGTGAATCTACCAGTTGGGTCTTCATGCATTAACCCATCTTCCATTCCTGCACTACTTCGCCTCGTCAAGCAGCTTTCACCCAAAATTGTTGTCTCTGTTGATAGAGGATGTGATAGAAGTGATTTACCATTCTCTCAACATTGTCTGCAAGCTCTTCAGGCTTATTCAATCTTGTTGGATTCACTTGACGCCACAAATTCGAATTCCGAAACTATTAACAAGATTGAGAGGTTCTTGGTTCAGCCAAGAATTGAAAGCACAGTCTTCCAACGCCACCTTTGTCATGAAAAATTGCCACCGTGGAGGACTCTTTTTGCTTCAGCTGGATTTTCTCCTGTAACTTTCAGTAATTTCACAGAGACCCAAGCTGAGTGTTTATTGAAAAGGCTACAAGGAAGAGGGTTTCATGTAGAGAAACGACAGGCTTCACTTGTGCTTTGTTGGCAGAGGAGGGAGCTGGTATCGGCATCAGCTTGGAGATGTTAA